TTTAATATTTAAAAGGATTAAAAACGCTGCTCTGCGATCGAGCCTGAGGGTAGAATTTCTGGATTAAATCCAGTTTGTTCTGAGCTCGCTGCTGACTTGGATTCAATTGTCTTGGCTGATTATTCATATTCCTTGGCATTCCATTTACATTAGGGGTCCTGGACCTCCTAACGGAGCTTTGTTTTTGTTCAAATTGTCTCATTTCTGTTCTTTGGCTGCGTTGAGGAATTGCATTTTGCTGCTTCATCTTTTTCGATAATTTTTCCTTCTTCTGCATATTCTGCGGAGGTAATGAAGGTTGGTTATTCATATTTTCATATTCTTTTAACTGCTGGGATTTTGCATCCAGCTCTTCTTTCAAACGATCCAATTCTGATATCTTTTTTTCAAGACTAATATTTTTCTGCTTATATTCCTGAATCTCTTCTTTGAGCTGCTGGATTTCATATAGATACTCATCTTCACTGCCAGCTATGGCCTGCAGATTTTCCTTTAGGTCAACCATTTCCTGCAGATAAAGTTCCTCATTTTTTTCATACTGGTCAAATTGCTTACTAAGCTTCTCCAGAACTTCTTCATATGAACTAACCGTAGCTTTCAACTCATTGATGGTACTTTGTAATTCTGCTGTTTTTTCCAAATACTGAGTTTGTTTATCTCCATTAAGCCAATTCCAAGCCAACTCTAACCAACTCCCTCTCTTTATGTTATTCATGTCCATTTCATGATGAATAGGCATAATAATCTCTTTTATTGCCCAATTTTCATGGATTATCTGGTAATCGGTGCCCAACTTCTGTATCATCAAATAATCCTTTTTCTTTAACTCGGATAATTCGTTAATCTTTCTTTCGATCAGTTTAATGCTCTGCTTTTTATCTGCCCCTTTTTGAGTTACAGGGTATGAAGCCCCTGGTTCTAAGCTTCTTGCTTCATGCTTTAACTGGTGACGCACTTTTTTATTTCCGTTTCCATTTTTTCGCTGTAGTGCGTTCTTGTAAAACTGTGTTCTCTTTTCGTGAATAGCAGCCAAATGTTTATAATCGGATATTTCTTTTTTCATTTGTTTTTTTTGTAATACAAATTCTTTGATCATTAATTCTTTTTTCTTTTTATCTTTTCTCCATTTTCCCTCCTCGAGGCGAAGATGCTTTAAATAATGCCTGATTTCACCAATGATCATTTCTGTTTGGAGGAGAGCATCCTGCGGGTTATTAGATTTCTCCTTATGGACTGAAAAGCTGAGAGTCTTTTGATTTGTTATCTTATTAAAGGAAATCTTATTATCCTGGTCGTTTTGTAAACTTTTTCTGTTTGGCTGTATATCATGTTTGGAGGAAAAAGTCTGCCTTGAAGATTTTTCATCTCACACGAGTATAGTTGCCAAGTGCCGTTCCTCACTAATACCATTTTGGCCCTTTTCAACATTTCACTCTCCTCCCTCTGCACAGATTCTTGATATATCTATATGTATTTATTTTTGTCACGTTACAAGCTTAAAGAACATTAAGTTATTACTACTGATGACAATGTTAATTCCGAGGTGTTAAGCATGGAAAAGATTTATCTTCTTGATGAGTTTTTAACTGTTCCCTATTTGAAGGAACTCGTGAAAAGCAATGGTTTGAAAATGGTAAATCCCCCGCCGCAAGAGCTTGAAGAGACCCTGAGATATTATAAACAGCGACTAAGAAGCTCATTAGACGAGCCATTTATCATGAATGATCACCAAAAAGCTAAAGTGAGAATCCCGCTAAACCAAGACGAGTACTATTGCATGGAATGGAACATGACGAAGCTGAAGTACCTTATAAACCGAGCACAAATAAAAAAAGTGGAAGTCACAGAAAAGATCATTGCTTCTTCTCTCCCGGCTCATTGCGAAGGTGATAAAGATGGTAATTGGACACTGCTATCCTTCCCTCCAATCACAAGCAAATATATCCTTGCCGAAGGAAATAAGGAAAACATAAGCACCGATCAAAAAATATGGGATGCCTATCTAATCCAGCCTCAAATACACCTCCAGGCAGTGACCCGTTCTATTTATAGGTATTTATTTGCTATCCATTTTAATTATTCCCTTATATGCAGTTATATCGCCGGGCAGCTTACCCTTAAGGAAGTGGAAGCGAGGGTTCTTCCAGTAATATAACAATAAAGGAGTGAAATAAATTTGCTTGCTTCCATCATCTTTCCTGTAAAAAACGAAGGAATAAACGTAAAGAACACACTTGAATCTTTTTTCTCCGTAGAGATTGGCTCTCCATATGAAATCATTGTTGTAAATGATCAGTCTGATGATCATTGCTGTGATTTTCTTCGGGATCAGTTTCTGAATAAAAATATCACAGTAGTGAATACATCCGGTGTCGGGGCAGCAAATGCAAGAAATGCAGGGGCAGAAAAAGCAAATGGGAGCATTCTTGTGTTTTGTGATGCCCATCTGGAATTTGAAGATTCGTGGCTAGACAGACTGCTTGAACCAATTCTTGAGGGGACCTGCGATTCCATTACCCCTGCCATTGGCGCTATAGGTAATCCCAATTTTATCGGGTATGGCCAAACACTATGGGTAAATGAAAGATCAAATAAGTTCAGGACCCACTGGAACACAAAAAGAGATTATCTATTTGAAACCGCCGTTCTGCCAGGCGGATGCTTTGCGATCAGACGGGATGTATTTGAAGATGTGGGAGGATTTGAAACAGGGTTTCCGACTTGGGGACATGAAGATGTGGAACTTTCTATTAAGCTCTGGTTATTCGGCTACAATTGTTATGTACAGCCAAAGACGAAAGTACTGCATTTATTCCGGAAAGTACAGCCCTACAAAATTGAACTGGAAGATTACTACTATAACCTATTAAGACTTGCCTATCTGCATTTTAACCCCAGCCGCATTCAAAAGATCCGTAAAATGATGATAAAGCATACTAAATCAAAAGATGTTGAAAAAAGAGTGATTCAGAATGGGGCAATGGAGAAGAAACAGGTTTATTTGAAGAAAAGGAAATTTGATGATGATTGGTATTTTCGGAGGTTTGGGGTTGAGTTTTGATAGCATTTATAAAAATTAAAGCAAACAAGGAACCAGCCTTCAGCATCAATTAACAGACTCCGAGGATGATTCCTCAAATGAACTCTAAATGTTAAACGTTATTGCTAAACCCCTTCCTTAATATATCCGCTACTTCAGGCCTTGTAATTTCAGGTGGAAGCTGCTCTCCATTTCTTAGCATCTCCCTAACTTTGGTGCCGCTTAGAAAGAAGCGGTCCTCTTCTAAGTGGGGACACGTCTTAGCGGACGCCATATTCATGCATTTTTTACAGTAAAAACTATGTTCAAAAAATAACAGTTTAATTCCAATTTTTTCGGGGTCAAAATTGGAAAATATTTTTTGAGCATCATAAGTTCCATAATAATTTCCGACACCTGCATGATCTCTGCCGACAATGAAGTGTGTGCACCCATAATTTTTACGGATAATAGCGTGATGCACAGCTTCTCTCGGACCTGCATAGCGCATAGCACCTGGAAATACTGCCAGCTTAACTCGATCCATTGGATAATATTTATCAAGCAATACACTATAGCTTTCCATTCTGATATCTGCTGGTATATCATCCTTTTTTGTTTCTCCGACAAGGGGATGAAGTAAAAGACCATCTACCATCTCCAATGCACATTTTTGCAGGTATTCATGGGCCCGATGTACTGGATTACGTGTCTGGAAGCCAACGATAGTACTCCACTTCAAGTCATTGAACATTTTTCTTGTTTCAGCTGGTTCTTTTAGATAGTCTTCAAAAGGGGCATGTGAAGGCTGATTAATTGCATAAACCGGACCTGCAACATAAATATCC
This window of the Cytobacillus pseudoceanisediminis genome carries:
- a CDS encoding glycosyltransferase, translated to MLASIIFPVKNEGINVKNTLESFFSVEIGSPYEIIVVNDQSDDHCCDFLRDQFLNKNITVVNTSGVGAANARNAGAEKANGSILVFCDAHLEFEDSWLDRLLEPILEGTCDSITPAIGAIGNPNFIGYGQTLWVNERSNKFRTHWNTKRDYLFETAVLPGGCFAIRRDVFEDVGGFETGFPTWGHEDVELSIKLWLFGYNCYVQPKTKVLHLFRKVQPYKIELEDYYYNLLRLAYLHFNPSRIQKIRKMMIKHTKSKDVEKRVIQNGAMEKKQVYLKKRKFDDDWYFRRFGVEF